A window from Primulina huaijiensis isolate GDHJ02 chromosome 13, ASM1229523v2, whole genome shotgun sequence encodes these proteins:
- the LOC140991272 gene encoding uncharacterized protein, with protein sequence MDGRPVRNNRNPRYGNRNNNRDDEDAQQQPPPAVGLSQVDLMAIATIVATTLQGFVNPNVNQPPPPPPAQNGTKQHYEALRRTRVPNFDGSSDPEVGQNWMKEVENHLRLLEVPQEIRVDVITPFLVDRAAKWWEGVSPAMLGTGPITWQKFREAFLRHXSFHNGNKLQNSYGIHQAENDIKRSEGENKLKRPQSSQYQPGQQFKKHRFSSNQFTSSPAKGTTPYQSSKEGVKRQTCGFTHTGECRRNSGACFRCGKMDHHIVQCLLPDPRNGPVGGTTPNKPKENKPNARVYAITQEEVDNSNDVVAGTILINNIPAYVLLDCGATHSFMSKRFAKKLGAKPDNLEEPYRVATPANRILETRTLYRDIDVLIDNQSFKGNLIQLNMVEFDVILGMDWLANNHALVDCHGKTVTIQVPHQEKILFHGKTKERKTLFPASQTWKAMKSGEEVYLAMLSEVKQETALALEEIPVVQEFPDVFPEELPGTIPDREVEFEINLIPGAASISKAPYRMAPAELKELKEKLQELLDKKQIRPSASPWGAPMICLTNSKEPQSFPSSTKGQAITN encoded by the exons ATGGACGGAAGACCAGTAAGAAATAATCGCAACCCTCGTTATGGAAACCGCAACAACAACCGCGATGACGAAGATGCACAACAACAACCACCACCAGCAGTTGGCCTCAGCCAAGTGGATTTGATGGCTATAGCCACGATTGTGGCAACCACATTACAAGGGTTTGTCAACCCTAATGTTAATCAGCCGCCGCCACCACCTCCAGCTCAGAATGGGACGAAGCAGCACTATGAGGCTCTTCGAAGAACAAGAGTCCCAAACTTCGATGGAAGCTCCGATCCTGAGGTCGGACAGAATTGGATGAAGGAGGTGGAGAATCATCTTCGACTCCTTGAGGTTCCACAGGAGATCAGGGTAGATGTGATTACACCTTTTCTTGTGGATAGAGCAGCCAAATGGTGGGAAGGAGTCTCACCGGCTATGTTAGGGACGGGACCTATCACCTGGCAAAAGTTTCGAGAGGCATTTCTGAGACATNCATCTTTCCACAACGGAAACAAGCTCCAGAATTCCTACGGCATTCACCA GGCTGAGAATGACATTAAGAGGAGTGAAGGTGAGAACAAACTCAAACGTCCTCAGTCAAGCCAGTACCAACCAGGCCAACAATTCAAGAAGCATAGGTTTTCAAGTAACCAATTCACCAGTTCTCCAGCTAAAGGAACCACTCCTTATCAATCAAGCAAAGAGGGAGTCAAGCGCCAAACTTGTGGATTTACTCACACTGGTGAATGCCGTAGGAATTCTGGAGCTTGTTTCCGTTGTGGAAAGATGGACCATCACATTGTTCAATGCCTTCTTCCAGATCCAAGGAATGGTCCAGTAGGTGGAACAACACCAAACAAGCCTAAAGAGAACAAGCCAAATGCTCGAGTCTATGCTATCACTCAAGAAGAGGTTGACAACTCCAATGATGTCGTAGCTGGTACCATTTTAATCAATAATATACCTGCTTATGTGTTacttgattgtggtgctacgcatTCATTCATGTCTAAGAGATTTGCCAAGAAGTTAGGAGCTAAGCCTGATAACTTAGAAGAACCATATAGAGTAGCAACTCCTGCAAATCGAATTTTAGAAACTCGCACTCTATATCGGGATATTGATGTTCTCATAGATAATCAGAGTTTCAAGGGAAACCTGATTCAACTAAACATGGTGGAATTCGATGTaattcttggaatggattggttagccaaTAATCATGCTTTAGTAGACTGTCATGGAAAGACGGTAACCATCCAAGTTCCACaccaagagaaaattttatttcatggcaAGACCAAAGAACGAAAGACTCTTTTTCCTGCTTCTCaaacttggaaagccatgaaaagtggagaagaagTTTACCTAGCCATGTTAAGCGAGGTAAAACAAGAAACTGCACTTGCACTAGAAGAGATTCCGGTAGTACAAGAGTTTCCGGATGTCTTTCCTGAAGAACTCCCGGGCACAATccccgatcgtgaagtggagTTTGAGATCAACTTGATTCCTGGGGCTGCATCGATCTCAAAAGCGccatacagaatggccccaGCGGAATTAAAAGAACTCAAAGAGAAACTTCAAGAATTGTTGGATAAGAAGCAAATCCGACCAAGcgcatccccgtggggagctcct ATGATCTGTTTGACCAACTCAAAGGAGCCACAGTCTTTTCCAAGCTCGACTAAAGGTCAGGCTATCACCAACTga
- the LOC140991274 gene encoding uncharacterized protein produces MNYNLDKLATLYMNEIVRLHGVPFSILSDRDPRFTSRFWKSFQQAMGTKITLSTAYHPQTDGQTERTIQTLEDMLRACALDFNGEKAIVGPELIQETVDKVAMIKERLKAAQDRQKIWVDLKRRPVEFEVGEKALALPSDMSRIHNVFHVSKLRRYISDPSHILEVGPLLVEGNLNEELKYEEISIRVVDNKDQVLRRRTIPYVKVQWSNHTEREATWKSEEKMRAQYPYLFENHV; encoded by the exons ATGAACTATAATTTAGACAAGCTAGCCACCTTGTACATGAATGAGATCGTGCGATTACATGGAGTACCATTTAGCATACTATCAGACAGAGATCCTAGATTTACATCTcgattttggaagagctttcaacaAGCTATGGGGACTAAGATTACTCTTAGTACGGCTTATCACCCTCAAACCGACGGCCAAACagagaggacaattcaaactcttgaggatatgctgagagcttgTGCTTTGGACTTCAATG gggaaaaaGCCATCGTTGGACCTGAACTGATCCAAGAAACAGTGGATAAAGTTGCTATGATCAAAGAGCGACTAAAAGCTGCACAAGATCGACAGAAAATCTGGGTTGACCTGAAAAGGAGACCCGTGGAatttgaagttggagaaaaggc ATTAGCACTCCCATCCGACATGTCAAGAATTCACAATGTATTCCACGTCTCGAAGCTGAGGAGATATATTTCTGATCCAAGTCATATTCTGGAAGTTGGACCCCTGTTGGTTGAGGGAAATTTAAATGAAGAGCTGAAATATGAAGAAATCTCGATTCGAGTTGTGGATAACAAGGACCAAGTGCTGAGACGACGAACTATTCCATACGTCAAAGTGCAATGGTCCAATCACACCGAAAGAGAAGCTACTTGGAAGTCGGAAGAAAAGATGCGAGCACAATACCCTTATCTCTTTGAGAATCATGTatag